One Setaria italica strain Yugu1 chromosome I, Setaria_italica_v2.0, whole genome shotgun sequence DNA window includes the following coding sequences:
- the LOC106804249 gene encoding histone-lysine N-methyltransferase SETD1A, giving the protein MAQEPAVRGVGIDEEHPAPRRKGVLVRRGAFAVKREVFAVAKMSVPARRLLQKRLSSELDAVRDALRKAEGAGEPKRMRPDGRERLAGRLASLAAALPDHAVAFLQNQRVGDADSRGSGGGGGEMEKDVRSMKGGALFQLKMLLDKFAPESTLPKSLGRAPLVASGFRCLSRHQGAGGKMATVQEEEDEEEGDGVDICGGVSRIAIRDIAEEYGELVEDIGVKLLSPLQRKYVDLAEQGEYVDICGDASPVVFPAKAGDGRSTSPSLSSSYSDSSLSGSDSSSSSDSDSESDPRKSISSRPPPATVPKEKDTGALPSVPAPEPLHTAEPEDAQDQCTPPVPAVLPKMNDANAQPLEPAPEMVRIAEQEELQDQCAPPPPAPPVHPVASSPPGPAALPKENDTYTQPPEPAPEAVQIAEETEELLSLCVAPAATGHPITGGSAPPSAALPEENGASSQPPPELAPVPAQVADPEEPQVQGEGAAPAPANDLSGLVNEAKEEAKRRRQLAKERAKAKARRVLLEVERAAPHDERVHPRDLELLGIAAFEHVASTVQDARTAAQPQVDEGGGLRVSPGGPSVLQQLGVFLKADDGSDDDDDEEGQQHPAAAAAFASHGEDMEVEDGEIR; this is encoded by the exons ATGGCCCAAGAGCCGGCCGTCCGCGGCGTCGGCATCGATGAGGAACACCCCGCGCCCCGGAGGAAGGGCGTCCTGGTGAGGCGCGGCGCGTTCGCCGTCAAAAGGGAGGTCTTTGCGGTTGCCAAGATGTCCGTCCCGGCGCGGCGGTTGCTCCAGAAGCGGCTGAGCTCCGAGCTCGACGCCGTCCGTGACGCCCTCAGGAAGGCGGAG GGCGCAGGGGAGCCGAAGCGGATGAGGCCGGATGGTCGGGAGCGGCTGGCCGGCCGCCTGGcctcgctggcggcggcgctgccggaTCACGCCGTCGCGTTCCTGCAGAACCAGCGTGTTGGGGACGCCGATTcccgtggcagcggcggcggcggcggcgagatggaGAAGGACGTGCGGTCCATGAAAGGCGGTGCCTTGTTCCAGTTGAAGATGTTGCTGGACAAGTTCGCGCCGGAGAGCACGCTGCCCAAGAGTCTCGGACGCGCGCCGCTGGTTGCCTCCGGCTTCCGCTGCCTGTCGCGGCATCAGGGAGCCGGTGGCAAGATGGCCACGGtgcaagaggaggaagatgaggaggagggggacGGCGTCGACATCTGCGGCGGCGTCTCCCGCATAGCGATCCGGGACATCGCCGAGGAGTACGGCGAGCTCGTGGAAGACATCGGAGTCAAGCTCCTGTCGCCGCTTCAGCGCAAGTACGTCGATCTCGCCGAGCAGGGCGAGTACGTCGACATCTGCGGCGACGCCTCGCCTGTCGTGTTCCCCGCCAAGGCCGGCGATGGCCGCAGCACCAGCCCAAGCTTAAGCAGCAGTTACTCCGATTCATCGCTGAGTGGTTCCGACTCGAGCAGCAGCTCAGACAGCGACTCTGAGAGTGATCCCCGCAAGAGCATCAGCAGCCGGCCTCCGCCGGCAACTGTCCCCAAGGAGAAAGATACCGGTGCACTGCCATCGGTGCCTGCGCCGGAGCCGCTGCACACTGCAGAGCCAGAGGATGCCCAGGACCAGTGCACGCCACCCGTGCCAGCGGTTCTTCCCAAGATGAACGACGCCAATGCGCAGCCACTGGAGCCGGCGCCAGAGATGGTGCGCATTGCAGAGCAAGAGGAGCTCCAGGACcagtgcgcgccgccgccgcccgcaccgccggTGCACCCGGTCGCCAGCAGCCCACCAGGGCCGGCGGCGCTTCCCAAGGAGAACGACACCTATACGCAGCCACCGGAGCCGGCGCCTGAGGCTGTCCAGATTGCAGAAGAGACGGAGGAGCTCCTGTCCCTGTGCGTGGCGcccgcggcgacggggcacccgATCACCGGCGGCAGCGCACCTCCGTCGGCGGCTCTTCCTGAGGAGAATGGTGCCTCTTCTCAGCCACCACCTGAGttggcgccggtgccggcgcagGTTGCGGATCCAGAGGAGCCCCAGGTGCAGGGCGagggcgccgcgcccgcgccggccaacGACCTCAGCGGCCTGGTCAACGAGGCGAAGGAGgaggcgaagcggcggcggcagctggcgAAGGAGCGCGCGAAGGCGAAGGCCCGCCGTGTGCTGCTGGAGGTGGAGAGGGCGGCGCCGCACGACGAGCGCGTCCACCCGCGGGACCTGGAGCTGCTGGGGATCGCCGCGTTCGAGCACGTCGCGAGCACCGTGCAGGacgcgcgcacggcggcgcagCCCCAGGTGGACGAAGGCGGCGGCCTCCGTGTCTCGCCCGGTGGCCCCAGCGTTCTGCAGCAGCTGGGGGTCTTCCTGAAGGCCGACGacggcagcgacgacgacgacgacgaggaggggcAGCAgcatccggcggcggcggcggcattcgCTTCTCATGGCGAGGACATGGAGGTAGAGGACGGGGAGATTCGCTAG